The genomic window CATCGCAATATCTGTAAATTCCATAATAACTCCTTTATAAAAATAAACTGGTTTGAAGCAATAAAAAGAAAAGTAGGTAGATCAATTTTGTCCTCTGGGAAATGTAAAAAGTCCGATAGCTATTCTCCAACTGTGCATGCTCGTCATATCCGTGCGCAGATAGAGCTCTCAGGTAGAGATGGCGCCATCTAAAGACCGTCATCAGAACCTTGCTGTAAATCAAGGGAGACCAAACATGCAGTTTTTGGCCACGCAGTAAGCATGCTTCCTTGAGAGACTTGATTTCCTGCTGAATGAGGGGAAAGGCATTGAATACCACAATTAAGGCATAGGCCCAAGAACGCGATAACCCCTTTTGAGCCAAGTACAAGAGAAGCTCTTTTAGAGAAATACTGGAAACAAAGACAAGACCGATACAAACCGTCACAAAGGCCCTCGTTCCAAGCATGATTGCCTGCGAAGCATCCCCATGTAACTGAATTGCCCAGTAATTAGCCAAAGATGGTAAAATGGCGAGCACAATCATCCAAGCCAACATTTTAAATCGACGGTGATAGAGCAAAAAGAGTATGCAAAATGCGGCTACCGAAAGATTAAGAGCAATCGAAGGAATGAAGGATGTTTCCAAAGATAAAATTAGAAAGAAGAGGCTGATAACTGGTGTCTTGGTTGCTACTTTGATCATACTACCTCACCTCCCCTAGAGTATCATTATTCAGAGATGGGAGAGGTTTGCTGATAGTCACTTCTTGAAGGTGGCTGAGCCCCTCACTAGTCATCTCGATCCAATAATCGACCACAGAAATCAAAGGATCTAAACGATGGCTAATAATCAAAAAACTTCTTCCCTGATTTCTATCCTCCAACATCCACTGACAAAAATAATGGCAAGCTCTATCATCCAAACCAGCAAAGGGTTCATCTAGCAAGATCACAGAAGCCTTACTGGTCAAGATGGTCAATAGCTGAAGAATCTTTTGTTGGCCACCACTTAATTGATAGGGACTCTTATCAAGCGCTTTCTCCAGATTAAAATATCGTAAAGCTTGGAGAATCCGCTGATTTCTTTCAGAGTCTGGACTATCTAATTGCAGTTCCTCTCTCAGACTGACTCGGATAAATTGCTTTTCAGCTTCCTGAACAACACCGGTCAGATCACGATACAAACTCTTTTTCTTTTTCAGGACTGTCCCCTTCCAAGTAATTCGCCCCTTATACTTTTGAAATTGAAGAATAGAGCGAAAGAGGGTTGATTTCCCGACACCATTGTCACCCAAGATACAGGAAATTCCTTGGTAGATAGTAAAATCCGCAAGCGAAAAGAGGGGGCGATTCCCCAGCTCACAGGTCACACGGTCCATATGGAATAATTCTGGACTAGAGGCAACTTCTTTTGAAGAAACCTGTGTCATCTCAGAGGTTGGGATTTTATTTATTTCCCTTAGTTGCTCGTCTCTCAGCTCCACCATATGGTCAATGTAGGCTCCATAGTCCGTTAAATCATGATCGCACAGGATGACTATCTTCCCATCAAGAGCCAACTCTTTTAGAATCTCCAATATCTCGATTCTGCTCTTGCGGTCAATGGAAGCGAAGGGCTCATCCAAGAGATAGACCCTAGGATTCATGGCAAAGAGAACAGCCAGAGCAGCCTTTTGCTTTTCCCCACCTGATAGGTGATGAATAGGACGGTGCAAGATTGGCTCGCAACGACATTGCCCAACCACCTCTGCTATTTTAGAATCAATTTCCTGAAAGGGATGCCCGACATTCTCCAAGGTAAAAACCAGTTCCTCAAACAAGTTCTCCATGGTAAATTGATGATTGGGATTTTGAAAGAGAATCCCAACTGTCTGGACACGTTCGACGATAGAAAGCTGACTGACCTCACTCCCATCTATCAGGACTTGACCACTATAGGGAAGAGAACTAACTTGAGCAATGACTTGAAAGAGGCTGGATTTTCCTGAACCACTGCTCCCAACTAACAAGGTAAAAGCTTGCCCATGAAAAGTAAAATCAATCGGTTCCGAAAATATTGGGGATTGAATCCCTCTTAATTCCAGGCCCATCTATGCCTTTCCTCCAGCTGCAAACTGATGATAGAGTTTGACAATGGCACGAACCAAGATGGTACAGAAGAAAAAGACGGAAATAAAACGCACCACCAGCAAGGAAAGGACAAAAGGAAGAGAAAAGGCATAGTAACCTAATTTAATGTATTCATAGACAAAGCTAAAAAGGGTAATCCCAATACTATTAGCAGTTAGAGAAAGCCAACTTTTATAACGATTCTTGGTCACAAGAAAGCCAAATTCACTTCCCAAACCTTGAACCAAGCCAGACAAAAGAGCGCCTAGACCGAATTGGCTACCATATAGGACTTCAGCAAGCGCAGCGAGTATTTCTCCAATCGTTGCACTTCCGACTCTTGGAACAAAGATAGCTGCAATGGGCGCAGCCATACACCAGAGGCCAAAGAGGATTTCATTGGCAAAGGCCTGCAAACCAAGAGGGGCTAAAATCAGGGTGAGGATATCAAACAGATAGCCTGAACCCACAAAAACGCCACCAAAAAAGATAGACAAGAAAGCAAGCAAGATAACATCTTTTAATTGCCATTTTTTCAACATAAAAAACTCCTTTTTTAAAGAAAATCAAGGGCATTCAAGGAGAGATACCAAAAGGCTTGCCGTCAAGCCTATCCTCTTTTGATAAACAAAAAAACTCCAATTACAAACGAGAATTAGAGTTTACCTTACAAGATTTGACAGTTTCTTTCGACATACGAAAAAAACCTTTTCACATTTCCCTTCGCCAGTATTAACTGTATCAGGTTCAATGGGTATCATCTCAGCCTAAAGCACCCCAAATGTCTTTATTATTTAATTACTGGACCAGTATAACAAAATTTGAAAGCCCTAGCAAGATATTTGACTGGAAAATATATTTATATAGTTTCTAATAACGATTTATTCTTTCTATACACAAAGAAAAACCTCCACATCAGGTGGAGGCCTTCTACTTTATCAATACAATTTCAAATCACGAGGATCGACTGGGAAGGTTGGGTTGTATGGGTTATGACGGAGTTTGAAGTGTTTGACATCCTCAATAGTCTGAGTTCCAGATAATTGCATGACTGTCTTCAATTCTGCATTCAAGTGCTCAAAGACTTGACGCACACCAACACTACCACCGAGAGCCAAACCATAGATCACAGGGCGGCCAATAGCTACCAAGTCTGCTCCTGAAGCCAAGGCTTTAAAGACGTGTTGACCGCGACGAACACCAGAGTCAAAGACAATTGGCACACGTTTATCAACTGCTTCAGCCACTTCTTGAAGTGAGTCAAAGGATGCTGGTCCACCGTCGATTTGGCGGCCACCGTGATTGGTTACCCAGATACCAGAAGCTCCCGCAGCAAGAGAGCGCTCAACGTCTTCACGGCATTGTGGCCCCTTGACATACACAGGAAGACCTGAGTATGCAGCGATAAATTCGACATCACGTGGAGACAAGCGTTGTTTAGCTGACTTGTAAACAAAGTCCATTGATTTTCCAGCACCTTCTGGAAGGTATTCTTCAACAATCGGCATGCCAACTGGGAAGACGAATCCATTGCGCTTATCAACCTCACGATTGCCTCCTACAGTTGCATCCGCCGTCAAGACAATCGCTTTGTAGCCTTCAGCCTTCACACGGTCCATGATGTGGCGATTGATCCCGTCATCTTTACTAAAGTAAAATTGGAACCAATGAGGTGTTCCTTGAAGGGCTTCTGTAATTTCTGGAAGGTCGACAGTAGAGTAAGAGCTGGTTGTATAAAGAGAACCAAATTCATGCACACCACGCGCAGTAGCTACTTCCCCCTGCTCATTTGCCAATTTATGAGCCGCAACAGGCGCCATAATAATTGGTGAAGATAATTTTTCACCTGCAAATTCAATCTCTGTACTTGGATTTTCAACATCACAAAGCGTATGAGGAACGATGAGTTTATGGTTAAAGGCACGGATGTTCTCGCGTAAAGTGAAAGTATCCTCTGCTCCACTAGCGATATAACCAAAGGCAGCTTTAGGAATGACTTGTTGAGCCATTGGCTCCAAATCATAAGCGTTAATAAAATCTACAGGTCCTTCTGCATTGCTTGTTTTATATGACATAAAGTGTCCTCCTTATTAAGTAAGCGTTTACTTTGTCTTACATTAACTATCTTACTTCTTTTTCAGAATTTTTTCAAAAATTTTGTCTGGAAATTTCAAACTGATTATCTGAATATGCCGACAAAAAAGAAGGTCTCTCATTCTACCATTATCCTATATTCATCTTTACCTTTAGGAATCATAGTTTGATTGCCTATATGCAAAAAATCAGGTAATCATAAGGACTACCTGATTTTCTATGTTTTAGGCATTTTGCCAATTTTCTTGGTCTTCTTTAAAGCGTTTTAGGAGGTCGAGTCCTTCTGGTGTGATGTATCCTTCTTCTTGGGCTAGGTGGATTAGTTCACTGTAGTTAGAAAGCGTCACAAGTTTGACACCAGCATCTGAGAAGTTCTTGTCAGCTTTTGGCAACTGATAACTGAAAATCGCTACAACTCCAAGCACATCGGCTCCTTCGCGTTTAGCTGCTGCTACGGCTTCAAGAACAGACCCACCAGTTGAAATCAAATCTTCAACAACTACCATCTTTTGCCCCTGAGCTACACGGCCTTCGATTTGATTACCAGCTCCGTGGTCTTTTGGTTTGCTGCGGATGTAGGCAAAAGGCAAGTTCATCTTGTCAGCAATGATAGCTCCGTGTGGAATTCCTGCTGTCGCAGTTCCTGCAATCACTTCTACTTCTGGAAATTCTGCTTTAATAGCTTCCACAAAACCATTCTCAATCAAGGTACGAGTTTCTGGGTAAGCAAGCGTCACACGGTTGTCAGTATAAATCGGTGACTTGATACCTGATGCCCAAGTGAAAGGTTCCTCTGGTTTGAGGTAAACGGCTTGGATTTTCAAGAGGTGGCTAGCGATATCTTTAGCAAGTGTCATAGTATTCTCCTTTTGTTTTTATAATCTATTTCTTTAATTTGAGTCTTGGTTCCATTCATTCTTGATAGCATGATAAGCTGCAACAGGATCTTCAGCTTGGGTAATAGGACGTCCCACTACGATATAATCACTACCGATTTGATAGGCGTCAGCAGGTGTCATGACACGTTTTTGGTCCCCAACCGCAGCTCCCGCTGGACGGATTCCCGGTGTCAAACAGATAAAATCTGAATTGGTGGCCTGCTTGATGAGTTGCACTTCCTGAGCCGAGCAAACGACACCATCCAAGCCCGCTTCAGCTGTCTTCTTGGCATAGTGAATAACCGATTCTTGAAGACTGGTTTGGATATTTTGAAAATCCTGCATCTGGCTTTCCGACGTTGATGTAAGCTGGGTCACAGCAATCAATTTTGCTTCTTTTCCAAGACCTTCACGCGCAGCCTTCATCATCTCCACACCACCAGCAGCATGAACATTGGTCATGTCTACACCAGGCTGAGATAAGACCTTCATAGCCGATTTAACTGTATTTGGAATATCATGTAGCTTGAGGTCCAAAAAGACACTATGCCCCAGTGACTTCAAATAACGGACAACTTCTGGACCTTCCGCATAATAAAGCTCCATCCCTACTTTTAAATAAAGACTTTCTTCAGCTGGGAAAAGAGATAAAAATTCCTTGACTGCCTCAAAACTAGGAAAATCAAGAGCAATAACTGGACGATGTTCACGCATACTTTTCTCCTTTTACCTTTACGAACAAGAGAGGATGGTCAAAAATAAACCACAAAAAAAGGAACCTGCCAACAGCAAGGTTCCACGAAAAATGGGTAGTCTCCACCCTTTCACCGTCTAACCTTAGCTGCCTCTCTGGACTGCTTTAAAGGTTTTTTTCTATTCTATTATTTATAGTAGGACTTGTCAAGCAAAAACTCGAAACTGGATTTCTATACCATTCAAAATCAAGAGGAAAAATTGGTCTAACGACTCTGTGATTGCTGGCTCGTTTGGCTTTGATTTCCTTGTTCTTCTTGTTTTTTCTTTTCTTCTTCCTGTTTTTTCTTCTCAGCTTCCTTGGCCTCTTGCTTGGCTTTTTCTTCTGCTTCTTCTATCAGCTTATCCGCTATAGTATAGCTGTATACTCCAGCTTCCATATCGACTACACTCGGTTCTGACAATTGTGGCTTGATTTTGCTGTAATAAGGCAATTTCTTGCTCAATTCTGACAAGGGAACCAAAACCTCATCTGTATCCAGCATAGTAATTTTTAAAAGATCTGCTGTTGCCTTGCTTGGCGCTAATTCGATTTTCTGGATTTGACTCTTGATATCCTCACTGATGGTAGACAATCCCGTTATCAGCTCTTTCACCTGCTGCTCATCGTTAAAGGTAACTGTCAGATAAGTCTCAGGCAAGTTTAAGCGATCAACAGGAGTTGACTCTACTGTACCACTAGACAGAATAGGATAATGTTCTTCACCAGACACATAATAACCGACAATATCGAATTCCTTGACCTCAATCGTAAAGTTAGTCGGAAATTGATAGTTAATCTTCGCTGATTCTATCCAATGATTGGACTTGATTCGCTCAGCGTATGTTTCCTTATCCAACAATAGAGCTAAAGTATAGTCGCTATCTTGAATTCCAGAAGCCTGTTTGATATCATCCGCCTGAGTGTTACTATTTCCCTTAACCTCGATATTTTTGATGGTCGACAGTGGAGTCAATAGATAGACTGAAAGAAGAAGGACCAGGACACTGGGTACCAAGATACTCACAGCTCGCCAAATATGAACAGGCGCAATTTTAGGCTTGGCAGGTTTTTCTGATTTCTCTGGTTTTTCTTTTTTCTTCTTCTCTTTTTCCTCTTTGACTTTCCGGTCACCCTTTTGAGATTTTTCTTCTTTTTCGGATGGTTCCTTGCTTGGACTTGAGGCTTCCTCATCTAACTCACTCGATGATTTCTTGGATTCCTCCAGTAGTTTCGAGTTGGCTTCCTTACGAGCTTGTTTTTCCTTTTCCTTCTCTTCAGCTAGGGCAGCTTCTTCCTCAGCCTTCTTCTTCAGGTATTCCTGGTTTCGTTTCTGCCATTCAGACAATTCTTGCTTCTGGTTTGATTCTTTTTTCTTATCCTTTGACATTGATATTCCTTATGCTAGGTCTTTTCTTAGTAGATCGTAAAAATCTGCAAGAGATTTCAATTCAGTCGAAGCTTTCATGCTAGCTTGGTATTGGTCCTTGTGACTAAGCAAGTGACTGAGTTTCTCCTCTAAGCTTTCCAAGGTCAGGTCACTTTCTTGAAGTTCTTCTGCGTAGCCTTTCTTAACAAAGTAGGCTGCATTTTCAATCTGATCTCCTCGACTTGCTTCACGACCCAATGGTACGATGAGATGGAGTTTCGCCATGGCCAAGAGTTCAAAAATCGTATTAGCACCGCCACGCGTTACCACCACATCTGCCATCTCCATCAAGGGTTGATAGAGATCCGTCACATAATCAACACGAAAGAGATTTTGACTCAACTCATTTAGGCTAGAATCTCCAGTGAGATTGATAATATTGTAGCGTTCGGTCAGTTCTTGCTTATGATCAGTCACCAATTGGTTAAATACACGAGCTCCTGCAGAACCACCAACAAACAATACCGTTGGCAATTTAGGATTAAAGTGGGTTTGGATATCCACCAACTCGTCTGGTTCTGGCGTCTCTTGACCTGTTACCTTTGTCACTGCTCCCACATGCTCGACTTTTGCGAGACCAGCAGCTTGCTCAAAGGTTGAATACATCTTAGTCGCAAATTTATAGGCGATTTTATTGGCCAAGCCCATAGACAGGTCCGATTCGTGAATAAAGACAGGCACTCCTGACACTCGCGCTGCGATAACCGGCGGTACAGAGACAAATCCTCCCTTAGAAAAAAGAGCCTGTGGACGCAGTCGTAACATGATAAAGAGGGATTGAACAATTCCCCAACCAACTTTGAAGACATCCAGCATATTTTGCCAAGAGAAATAGCGACGCAACTTCCCAGTCGCAATAGAGTGGAAGGTCACATTCAAACCTGACTTGAGGATTTCTTGGTGTTCGATTCCGTGTTTATCACCAATATAGTGAACTTCCCAGCCGTCTTCGATGAACTTGGGCATTAACAAAAGGTTGAGGGTGACATGTCCAACCGTCCCCCCACCTGTAAAGACAATTTTTTTCATATTATTCCTTTAACTCCGCTACTGTGTCGATGAAAAGATCTCCACGTACTTCAAAGTTAGCATACATATCCCAGCTAGCATTGGCAGGACTGAGGAGAACCACATCTCCTTGAGTCGCGAGCTCATAAGCCTTGCGGGTCGCATCAGCAATATCTGTCGCATCTACATAAGCCACACCAGCCTTATCCGCTGCCCGTTTGACACGTTCTGCAGATTGACCGAGGATAACCATCTTCTTGAGCCCAATAATATCTGGCACCAATTCGTCAAACTCATTGCCGCGGTCCAAACCACCTGCGATTAAGATAACCTTACTGTTGTCAAATCCTGACAAGGCTTTTTGAGTAGCCAAGATATTGGTTGACTTACTATCGTTATAGAATTTGACACCCTGAATTTCATCCACAAATTGGAGACGATGTTTGACACCTCCAAAGGCTGATAGAGTTTCCTTGATGGTTTGATTGTCCACGCCACGGAGCTTGGCTACAGCAATAGTCGCAAGGGCATTTTCTACATTGTGGCTACCTGGAACACCGATTTCACTAGCTGCCATGACCACTTCCCCACGGAAGTAGAGTTGACCATCTTCCAGATAAGCCCCATCAACCTTTTCCTTTGTTGAAAATGGTACAACGGTAGCTTGTGTTTTGCTAGCCAATTCTTTTGCCAAATCTTGGTTAAAGTTCAATACAAGGAAATCATCCGCTGTCATCTTGTTCTGGATATTCCACTTAGCTGCCACATACTCCTCAAAAGAACCATGATAGTCGATATGAGTTGGCATGAGGTTGGTAATAACCGCAATCTCAGGATGGAATTCTTGGACACCCATCAGTTGGAAAGAAGAAAGTTCCATGACGAGCGTGTCCTTGGCTGTCGCAGTTTGAGCCACTTGACTAGCAGGATAGCCGATGTT from Streptococcus oralis includes these protein-coding regions:
- a CDS encoding energy-coupling factor transporter transmembrane component T, translated to MIKVATKTPVISLFFLILSLETSFIPSIALNLSVAAFCILFLLYHRRFKMLAWMIVLAILPSLANYWAIQLHGDASQAIMLGTRAFVTVCIGLVFVSSISLKELLLYLAQKGLSRSWAYALIVVFNAFPLIQQEIKSLKEACLLRGQKLHVWSPLIYSKVLMTVFRWRHLYLRALSAHGYDEHAQLENSYRTFYISQRTKLIYLLFFLLLQTSLFL
- a CDS encoding ATP-binding cassette domain-containing protein; its protein translation is MGLELRGIQSPIFSEPIDFTFHGQAFTLLVGSSGSGKSSLFQVIAQVSSLPYSGQVLIDGSEVSQLSIVERVQTVGILFQNPNHQFTMENLFEELVFTLENVGHPFQEIDSKIAEVVGQCRCEPILHRPIHHLSGGEKQKAALAVLFAMNPRVYLLDEPFASIDRKSRIEILEILKELALDGKIVILCDHDLTDYGAYIDHMVELRDEQLREINKIPTSEMTQVSSKEVASSPELFHMDRVTCELGNRPLFSLADFTIYQGISCILGDNGVGKSTLFRSILQFQKYKGRITWKGTVLKKKKSLYRDLTGVVQEAEKQFIRVSLREELQLDSPDSERNQRILQALRYFNLEKALDKSPYQLSGGQQKILQLLTILTSKASVILLDEPFAGLDDRACHYFCQWMLEDRNQGRSFLIISHRLDPLISVVDYWIEMTSEGLSHLQEVTISKPLPSLNNDTLGEVR
- a CDS encoding ECF transporter S component, which encodes MLKKWQLKDVILLAFLSIFFGGVFVGSGYLFDILTLILAPLGLQAFANEILFGLWCMAAPIAAIFVPRVGSATIGEILAALAEVLYGSQFGLGALLSGLVQGLGSEFGFLVTKNRYKSWLSLTANSIGITLFSFVYEYIKLGYYAFSLPFVLSLLVVRFISVFFFCTILVRAIVKLYHQFAAGGKA
- the lctO gene encoding L-lactate oxidase; this encodes MSYKTSNAEGPVDFINAYDLEPMAQQVIPKAAFGYIASGAEDTFTLRENIRAFNHKLIVPHTLCDVENPSTEIEFAGEKLSSPIIMAPVAAHKLANEQGEVATARGVHEFGSLYTTSSYSTVDLPEITEALQGTPHWFQFYFSKDDGINRHIMDRVKAEGYKAIVLTADATVGGNREVDKRNGFVFPVGMPIVEEYLPEGAGKSMDFVYKSAKQRLSPRDVEFIAAYSGLPVYVKGPQCREDVERSLAAGASGIWVTNHGGRQIDGGPASFDSLQEVAEAVDKRVPIVFDSGVRRGQHVFKALASGADLVAIGRPVIYGLALGGSVGVRQVFEHLNAELKTVMQLSGTQTIEDVKHFKLRHNPYNPTFPVDPRDLKLY
- the pyrE gene encoding orotate phosphoribosyltransferase, whose translation is MTLAKDIASHLLKIQAVYLKPEEPFTWASGIKSPIYTDNRVTLAYPETRTLIENGFVEAIKAEFPEVEVIAGTATAGIPHGAIIADKMNLPFAYIRSKPKDHGAGNQIEGRVAQGQKMVVVEDLISTGGSVLEAVAAAKREGADVLGVVAIFSYQLPKADKNFSDAGVKLVTLSNYSELIHLAQEEGYITPEGLDLLKRFKEDQENWQNA
- the pyrF gene encoding orotidine-5'-phosphate decarboxylase gives rise to the protein MREHRPVIALDFPSFEAVKEFLSLFPAEESLYLKVGMELYYAEGPEVVRYLKSLGHSVFLDLKLHDIPNTVKSAMKVLSQPGVDMTNVHAAGGVEMMKAAREGLGKEAKLIAVTQLTSTSESQMQDFQNIQTSLQESVIHYAKKTAEAGLDGVVCSAQEVQLIKQATNSDFICLTPGIRPAGAAVGDQKRVMTPADAYQIGSDYIVVGRPITQAEDPVAAYHAIKNEWNQDSN
- a CDS encoding cell division protein FtsQ/DivIB, translated to MSKDKKKESNQKQELSEWQKRNQEYLKKKAEEEAALAEEKEKEKQARKEANSKLLEESKKSSSELDEEASSPSKEPSEKEEKSQKGDRKVKEEKEKKKKEKPEKSEKPAKPKIAPVHIWRAVSILVPSVLVLLLSVYLLTPLSTIKNIEVKGNSNTQADDIKQASGIQDSDYTLALLLDKETYAERIKSNHWIESAKINYQFPTNFTIEVKEFDIVGYYVSGEEHYPILSSGTVESTPVDRLNLPETYLTVTFNDEQQVKELITGLSTISEDIKSQIQKIELAPSKATADLLKITMLDTDEVLVPLSELSKKLPYYSKIKPQLSEPSVVDMEAGVYSYTIADKLIEEAEEKAKQEAKEAEKKKQEEEKKKQEEQGNQSQTSQQSQSR
- a CDS encoding UDP-N-acetylglucosamine--N-acetylmuramyl-(pentapeptide) pyrophosphoryl-undecaprenol N-acetylglucosamine transferase gives rise to the protein MKKIVFTGGGTVGHVTLNLLLMPKFIEDGWEVHYIGDKHGIEHQEILKSGLNVTFHSIATGKLRRYFSWQNMLDVFKVGWGIVQSLFIMLRLRPQALFSKGGFVSVPPVIAARVSGVPVFIHESDLSMGLANKIAYKFATKMYSTFEQAAGLAKVEHVGAVTKVTGQETPEPDELVDIQTHFNPKLPTVLFVGGSAGARVFNQLVTDHKQELTERYNIINLTGDSSLNELSQNLFRVDYVTDLYQPLMEMADVVVTRGGANTIFELLAMAKLHLIVPLGREASRGDQIENAAYFVKKGYAEELQESDLTLESLEEKLSHLLSHKDQYQASMKASTELKSLADFYDLLRKDLA
- the murD gene encoding UDP-N-acetylmuramoyl-L-alanine--D-glutamate ligase; translated protein: MKVIDQFKNKKVLVLGLAKSGESAARLLDKLGAIVTVNDGKPFEENPAAQSLLEEGIKVVTGGHPLELLDEDFALMVKNPGIPYSNPMIEKALAKGIPVLTEVELAYLISEAPIIGITGSNGKTTTTTMIGEVLTAAGQRGLLSGNIGYPASQVAQTATAKDTLVMELSSFQLMGVQEFHPEIAVITNLMPTHIDYHGSFEEYVAAKWNIQNKMTADDFLVLNFNQDLAKELASKTQATVVPFSTKEKVDGAYLEDGQLYFRGEVVMAASEIGVPGSHNVENALATIAVAKLRGVDNQTIKETLSAFGGVKHRLQFVDEIQGVKFYNDSKSTNILATQKALSGFDNSKVILIAGGLDRGNEFDELVPDIIGLKKMVILGQSAERVKRAADKAGVAYVDATDIADATRKAYELATQGDVVLLSPANASWDMYANFEVRGDLFIDTVAELKE